The nucleotide window CGTGCAATCCGCAACTATTTAGATAACAATGGTTATTTGGAAGTTGAAACACCAATGCTGCATACAATTGCAGGTGGCGCGGCGGCTCGTCCGTTCATTACACACCACAATGCTTTAGATATGGAATTATATATGCGTATCGCAATCGAGCTGCATTTAAAACGTTTAATCGTTGGCGGCTTGGAGAAAGTATATGAAATCGGTCGTGTATTCCGTAACGAAGGTATCTCAACTCGTCACAATCCGGAATTCACAATGATCGAATTATATGAAGCATATGCAGATTATAACGATATTATGGATCTAACGGAAAACCTTATTGCACATGTAGCTCAGGACGTTCTTGGCACAACATCAGTACAATACGGTGAGGATACAATTGAGTTAGGTGTCGGCTGGAAACGTGTGCATATGGTAGATGCAGTTAAAGAAGCAACAGGTGTAGACTTCTGGGCACCAATGACTGTAGAAGAAGCACGCAAACATGCTGCTGAACACGGTGTGGAAATTAAAGATGCACACGAAGTAGGTCACATCATCAATGAATTCTTTGAGCAAAAAGTAGAAGAAACATTAGTGCAGCCTACTTTCGTAACAGGTCACCCGGTTGAAATTTCTCCATTAGCGAAGAAAAATCCTGAAGACCCACGCTTCACAGACCGTTTCGAGCTATTTATCGTTCGCCGTGAGCATGCAAATGCCTTCACAGAATTAAACGATCCAATCGATCAACGTGAGCGTTTCGAAGCTCAAATGGCAGAAAAAGAAGCAGGCAATGACGAAGCACATGAAATGGATAATGATTTCATCGAAGCATTAGAATACGGTATGCCGCCAACTGGTGGTTTAGGTATCGGTATCGACCGTTTGGTAATGCTATTAACGAACTCACCATCAATTCGTGATGTTTTATTATTCCCTACAATGCGCCATACAACGAAATAAGTTTATTTAGGGCCCTGCGTTATTCGCAGTGCCCTTTTCTTTATTATAGAAGGAAGGGTGCAGTTATTTGTTTTAAGATAAGCGGGTACGTGTGTTGGCAGTTAGAGTAAATATAGAAAGATATAAAGAAGGGGAAGCA belongs to Solibacillus sp. FSL W7-1436 and includes:
- the lysS gene encoding lysine--tRNA ligase; this translates as MKYVSNIEELNDQLLVRRQKMTDIRENGMDPFGNRFERTHLSNEVIAENEQLDKEQLEENPREVVIAGRIMTKRGKGKAGFAHIQDLAGQIQIYVRKDAIGEEAYELFNKADLGDIVGVKGNVFRTQVGELSVKATEFTFLTKALRPLPDKFHGLTDVEQRYRQRYVDLMTNDESKTTFIQRSKIIRAIRNYLDNNGYLEVETPMLHTIAGGAAARPFITHHNALDMELYMRIAIELHLKRLIVGGLEKVYEIGRVFRNEGISTRHNPEFTMIELYEAYADYNDIMDLTENLIAHVAQDVLGTTSVQYGEDTIELGVGWKRVHMVDAVKEATGVDFWAPMTVEEARKHAAEHGVEIKDAHEVGHIINEFFEQKVEETLVQPTFVTGHPVEISPLAKKNPEDPRFTDRFELFIVRREHANAFTELNDPIDQRERFEAQMAEKEAGNDEAHEMDNDFIEALEYGMPPTGGLGIGIDRLVMLLTNSPSIRDVLLFPTMRHTTK